Proteins from one Romboutsia sp. CE17 genomic window:
- a CDS encoding DUF3329 domain-containing protein: MKKNSNTLKFKSSINNDPEINSIGKTISFFLILLLTFGMMYILNKNTHFTSDDFRYHFMYESFMPTDNVERISSFSDIIKSMYNHYFMWGGRITAHTLVQFFLMFDKQFFNIINSIAFVGLATLIYLHSNVSKKINIPLLIGIILSLWFFLPQFGLTILWVSGAGNYLWCTLIILLFLLPYRKHLENENYFKDSVLNFIIMIIIGFLAGWTNENTGGAMILLTMLFMAYYKFTNIRIPKWAFSGFFSGSISFGLLALAPGNNARKEYLVNKTVDIFKNIGNVFGTSFTLMFGLTILLLVVLAFFLITNNNIQLINKSLTISFMYVLSALAGIVVLVVSPQIPARTWFGPIVFVIIAIGNIYSNISIDFKSLHIILAVALIGFTIKFAYSYNTAYKDIVKTYKSINTQISTINTEKENGNLDIEIKNIPKVQSEYNAFRGSRYISDDKESWINKWMAKYYDVNSIIGVD, encoded by the coding sequence TTGAAAAAAAATAGCAATACATTAAAATTTAAAAGTAGCATAAATAATGATCCTGAAATAAACTCTATTGGTAAAACAATTTCCTTTTTCCTTATTTTATTGTTAACATTTGGAATGATGTATATTCTTAATAAGAATACTCATTTTACTTCAGATGATTTTAGATATCATTTTATGTATGAATCTTTTATGCCTACTGATAATGTTGAAAGAATTTCAAGTTTTAGTGATATAATTAAATCTATGTATAACCACTACTTTATGTGGGGAGGAAGAATTACTGCACATACTTTAGTTCAATTTTTCTTAATGTTTGATAAGCAGTTTTTCAATATTATTAACTCAATTGCCTTTGTTGGACTAGCTACACTTATTTACTTACACTCAAACGTTTCAAAAAAAATAAATATACCATTATTGATAGGTATAATATTATCATTATGGTTCTTCTTACCTCAATTTGGACTAACTATACTATGGGTATCAGGTGCAGGTAATTATTTATGGTGTACTTTAATTATATTATTATTCTTACTACCATATAGAAAACATCTTGAAAATGAAAATTATTTTAAAGATAGTGTTTTAAATTTCATTATTATGATTATCATAGGTTTCTTAGCTGGTTGGACAAATGAAAATACTGGTGGAGCTATGATATTATTAACTATGTTATTTATGGCTTACTATAAGTTTACAAATATAAGAATACCTAAATGGGCATTTTCTGGATTCTTCTCTGGATCTATTAGCTTCGGGCTTTTAGCTCTTGCACCTGGAAATAATGCTAGAAAAGAATACTTAGTTAATAAAACAGTAGACATATTTAAAAACATAGGAAATGTATTTGGTACTTCATTTACACTTATGTTTGGACTTACTATATTATTATTAGTAGTTTTAGCTTTCTTCCTAATAACTAATAATAATATACAACTAATAAATAAATCACTTACTATATCTTTTATGTATGTATTATCTGCTCTTGCAGGAATAGTAGTTTTAGTTGTTTCTCCTCAGATACCTGCTAGAACTTGGTTTGGACCTATAGTGTTTGTTATAATTGCAATTGGAAATATTTATTCAAATATATCTATTGATTTCAAATCATTACACATAATTTTAGCAGTTGCTCTGATAGGATTTACAATTAAATTTGCTTATAGTTACAATACTGCTTATAAGGATATTGTTAAAACTTACAAAAGTATAAATACTCAAATTTCTACAATAAATACAGAAAAAGAAAATGGAAATTTGGATATAGAAATTAAAAATATACCTAAAGTTCAAAGTGAATATAATGCATTTAGAGGTAGTAGATATATTAGCGACGATAAAGAGTCTTGGATTAACAAATGGATGGCTAAATATTATGACGTAAATTCAATAATTGGAGTTGATTAA